The Helianthus annuus cultivar XRQ/B chromosome 16, HanXRQr2.0-SUNRISE, whole genome shotgun sequence genome includes a window with the following:
- the LOC110919784 gene encoding uncharacterized protein LOC110919784, which translates to MASETLSVYQRKESLECYFIVKPTIGLNESKYKYVDNQNKLGIYCDSNVYLCDDFNGPTYGFSFTSFKDIIDKTFPENKSLDFHYLDVIGFVADVKDLKKFKTTKGKDTKKINVIIQDLEMDSIYLSLWDSYAGRILEHWENRDQHGVIVVILQFATLKYFGPFGYVKSVVIVGTVQMIAELPWYYFACKACNKKVTKKTENDTPTVGVLVDEEEVYVCKTKTCKNSVIEYVQRIKIPLTVQDSSGTVSLTLFDRDACKILKTTTSNLIEKHLAGGDKGLYPDEFEALLGKKITFKIDIKQFNIDNNFWFFGVSKLTDDEDIIYELEKKANNIEVDKSASLTNRFTDMDSQETVHLNDDNPIDVTMGICVGTHSNENLKSKAVTESMDDNVITPLPKNLDGDCMESKHVGEAVIFKRKSKKPDFKKNLVENYDFEENGELSTTKPSFKNYFISLE; encoded by the exons ATGGCAAGTGAGACGCTTTCTGTGTATCAAAGAAAAGAATCATTGG AATGTTATTTCATTGTCAAACCCACTATTGGGTTAAATGAGTCCAAGTACAAGTATGTGGACAACCAAAACAAGTTGGGCATCTACTGTGATAGCAATGTGTACCTATGTGATGATTTCAATGGTCCAACCTATGGCTTCTCATTCACATCCTTTAAGGATATCATTGACAAAACTTTTCCTGAAAACAAATCTTTAG ATTTTCATTATCTAGATGTGATTGGTTTTGTTGCTGATGTTAAAGACCTTAAGAAGTTTAAGACGACAAAGGGGAAAGACACCAAGAAAATCAATGTCATTATTCAAGATCTAGa GATGGATTCAATTTACTTGTCTTTGTGGGATTCTTATGCTGGTCGGATTTTAGAGCATTGGGAAAACAGAGATCAACATGGTGTTATTGTTGTCATTCTGCAGTTTGCTACATTGAAGTACTTTGGACCATTTGGATAT GTCAAGTCTGTTGTTATTGTTGGGACTGTTCAGATGATAGCTGAGTTGCCTTGGTATTATTTTGCTTGTAAAGCTTGTAACAAGAAGGTTACTAAGAAAACCGAGAATGATACACCTACTGTTGGTGTCTTGGTGGATGAAGAAGAGGTTTATGTGTGCAAAACGAAAACTTGCAAGAATAGTGTGATTGAATATGTGCAAAG GATAAAAATCCCATTGACTGTTCAAGATTCAAGTGGAACTGTGTCGTTGACATTGTTTGATAGAGATGCTTGTAAAATTCTGAAAACAACTACATCAAACTTAATTGAAAAACATCTTGCT gGTGGTGATAAGGGCCTTTATCCCGACGAGTTTGAAGCTCTTTTGggaaaaaaaattacgtttaaGATTGACATCAAACAATTCAACATTGATAACAACTTTTGGTTTTTTGGTGTTTCTAAATTGACCGATGATGAGGATATCATATACGAGCTCGAAAAGAAAGCAAACAACATTGAG GTCGACAAGTCTGCTTCTTTGACAAACAggttcactgatatggattcacaAGAAACCGTTCACTTGAAT GATGATAACCCGATTGATGTTACTATGGGAATCTGTGTTGGCACCCATTCAAACGAGAATCTCAAATCAAAG GCTGTTACTGAGTCGATGGATGATAATGTCATAACTCCTTTGCCAAAAAATTTGGATGGCGATTGCATGGAAAGTAAGCATGTTGGTGAGGCTGTAATCTTTAAGAGGAAATCAAAGAAACCCGATTTCAAGAAAAACTTGGTGGAGAATTATGATTTTGAGGAAAATGGAGAATTGTCAACCACCAAACCA TCGTTTAAGAACTATTTCATCAGCTTGGAATGA